The proteins below come from a single Argentina anserina chromosome 1, drPotAnse1.1, whole genome shotgun sequence genomic window:
- the LOC126803985 gene encoding uncharacterized protein LOC126803985 — translation MCINYHSKWIEAAPLTAITTKKVQNFLQRNIFYRHGTPESIITDNGTQFNNDHLITRCKATGTTLKFASAAHPMTNGQVEAANKLIKGLLRKKQDEAKGLWPEKLDNVLWAIRTTPTEATGETSFCLMYSTEVVLPIEVIQPTQRVSLFDPETNSENMQLDKRIAAHHHNILNKQRVARFYNSRVKSR, via the coding sequence ATGTGCATCAACTATCACTCCAAATGGATCGAAGCCGCACCCTTGACCGCAATAACAACTAAGAAGGTCCAAAACTTTCTACAACGCAACATCTTCTACCGCCACGGTACGCCGGAGTCTATCATCACAGACAATGGCACACAGTTCAATAATGACCACCTCATCACAAGATGTAAAGCAACAGGGACTACGCTTAAGTTCGCTTCTGCTGCGCACCCCATGACCAATGGGCAAGTGGAAGCTGCTAACAAATTAATCAAGGGCCTCCTCAGGAAAAAACAGGATGAAGCAAAGGGGCTTTGGCCCGAGAAGCTCGACAACGTACTATGGGCAATCCGCACCACGCCAACAGAGGCCACGGGCGAGACCTCTTTCTGCTTAATGTACAGCACGGAAGTAGTACTTCCCATTGAAGTAATCCAGCCAACACAACGGGTTTCGTTGTTCGACCCCGAGACCAACTCGGAAAATATGCAACTTGATAAACGCATTGCAGCACACCATCACAACATTCTAAACAAACAGCGCGTGGCACGCTTCTACAACTCTAGAGTGAAGAGCAGGTGA